The following proteins come from a genomic window of Leptospira bandrabouensis:
- a CDS encoding hemolysin family protein codes for MEIIGIFLIFLLVFVNGFFVASEFAMVSIRPSRLEELVKENRAMALLTKKAVSKIDDMLSVCQVGITVASLLLGWIGEALFASVVSGFLHMFQIELDLVTIHSISIGVSFTLITLLHVILGELVPKTLAIQNTESIALGVSGPMWLFYYLFFPVTFVMNRLAGGVLTLFRLQRTGDKYVHSAEELMIIIEEQRKQGRIDNAEMQLIQKTFDFSEHTAKDVMTHRLSIIGISQESTIDKMLPLIAEHSFSRYPVYDQTLDRIVGIVHVQKFLKWQAAHLSAKGKKEKITVIMEKDFVKVPESMSIERVMTKLREKKQHMAIVIDEYGGVSGLLTLEDIIEEFFGEIRDETDTDEVDVTSKNKKTKTITLDGETELSSLSDILEGEEPSDMEEVRTIAGYFMEKNEDMPKEGSVVQIKKGSLKVKKMEGNKIISIQFTPKLEEDTDSEMERELSYEDR; via the coding sequence ATGGAAATAATCGGCATCTTTCTTATCTTCCTCCTTGTCTTTGTGAATGGTTTCTTCGTAGCTTCCGAGTTTGCTATGGTCTCGATTCGGCCTTCTCGCCTCGAAGAGCTTGTCAAAGAAAACCGGGCAATGGCTCTTTTGACAAAAAAAGCCGTCTCAAAAATCGATGATATGTTGTCGGTTTGCCAAGTGGGTATCACTGTCGCAAGCCTACTTCTTGGATGGATTGGCGAAGCTTTGTTTGCCAGTGTTGTCTCTGGATTCCTTCACATGTTTCAAATTGAACTGGATCTTGTGACCATCCATAGCATTTCGATAGGAGTTTCATTCACACTCATTACATTACTACATGTGATTTTGGGAGAACTAGTCCCGAAAACTCTTGCCATCCAAAACACAGAGTCGATTGCTCTTGGTGTTTCGGGCCCCATGTGGTTGTTTTATTATTTGTTTTTTCCAGTCACTTTTGTGATGAATCGGTTGGCGGGTGGCGTTCTTACTCTGTTTCGTCTGCAAAGGACTGGTGATAAGTATGTTCACTCGGCAGAAGAACTTATGATCATCATTGAGGAACAAAGGAAACAAGGTCGGATTGATAATGCAGAAATGCAACTCATCCAAAAGACTTTTGATTTTTCAGAACATACAGCAAAAGATGTAATGACACATCGACTTTCTATCATTGGGATTTCGCAAGAGTCTACGATAGATAAAATGCTTCCACTGATTGCCGAACATAGTTTTTCGAGATACCCTGTGTATGATCAGACTTTGGATCGGATCGTGGGAATTGTCCATGTCCAAAAATTTTTAAAATGGCAAGCGGCACACCTTTCCGCGAAAGGTAAAAAAGAAAAAATCACTGTGATTATGGAAAAGGATTTTGTGAAAGTCCCAGAATCTATGTCCATAGAACGTGTGATGACAAAACTTCGTGAGAAAAAACAACACATGGCCATTGTGATTGATGAATACGGAGGTGTTTCCGGCTTACTTACGTTAGAAGATATTATAGAAGAGTTTTTTGGTGAAATTCGAGATGAAACAGATACCGATGAAGTGGATGTAACCTCTAAAAATAAGAAAACCAAAACTATCACTTTAGATGGTGAAACAGAACTTTCAAGTTTATCTGATATTTTGGAAGGGGAAGAACCTTCTGATATGGAAGAAGTAAGAACCATTGCTGGTTATTTTATGGAAAAGAACGAAGATATGCCAAAAGAAGGCAGTGTCGTTCAAATCAAAAAAGGAAGTTTGAAGGTTAAAAAAATGGAGGGGAATAAAATCATCTCTATCCAATTCACCCCCAAACTAGAAGAAGATACCGACTCAGAAATGGAAAGGGAACTCTCTTACGAGGACAGATAA